The sequence TTTCTGATTTTGTCTGAAACGTTTGGAAAAATTGAATCTTTGAATTGTACTAGATTTTGCATTCTGGGCTCTGATTGGGTTTATGTGGAATTTGTTAGGCAAACGAGCTAACAACACCAtctaaagaagaaggagagatgaGGATGGTGCCATTACTGGAGGAGAAGTTTATGGTGATGAATGAAACAAGAAGGAAGCTTGGGAGTTTCCAGATATGTTCAGTTTGCACTTGTTGTGGAGGTGCAAAAGGACTTTGCTTGCCTTTACCTTGTTGCTTTGCAATCAACTGCAACATCCCAAATAGACCCTTTGGTTATTGCTCCTTCACTCCCAAATCTTGCAATTGCTTTGGTTGCCACATCTGATATCTTTCACTGTAAGCTTCTAATTTCTACTTCTTATTAGGTTTCTTCTCAATTTcttttttgatgttttggt is a genomic window of Brassica napus cultivar Da-Ae chromosome A2, Da-Ae, whole genome shotgun sequence containing:
- the LOC106404508 gene encoding uncharacterized protein LOC106404508, which translates into the protein MSALEESKVSIVLWLLCFSIFFTSSLQANELTTPSKEEGEMRMVPLLEEKFMVMNETRRKLGSFQICSVCTCCGGAKGLCLPLPCCFAINCNIPNRPFGYCSFTPKSCNCFGCHI